The Methanobacterium lacus genome includes a region encoding these proteins:
- a CDS encoding MotA/TolQ/ExbB proton channel family protein, with protein MPVLVILLAVLVYVVIEAGGIISEYSMRKKTEFIEVENFINNISDPGTPENIENVVNASVLPKEQKEILIKLAGSTGIGDKSREVMARKMIEEEELKAIKRTEKTDIIAKIGPALGLIATLIPMGPGLAALGAGDINTLSQNLIIAFDAAILGLTSAAIAYTISKVRKRWYEDQISTLEALAESILEVLENAKETKKAN; from the coding sequence ATGCCAGTGCTTGTCATACTGTTGGCAGTGCTGGTTTACGTTGTTATAGAGGCTGGAGGAATAATTTCAGAGTACTCCATGCGAAAGAAAACAGAATTTATAGAAGTTGAAAATTTCATTAACAATATCTCTGATCCAGGAACCCCTGAAAATATTGAAAACGTGGTGAATGCCAGTGTTCTTCCCAAGGAGCAGAAGGAAATATTGATCAAACTTGCTGGAAGCACCGGTATTGGAGATAAATCCCGGGAAGTCATGGCCAGAAAAATGATAGAAGAAGAAGAACTAAAGGCCATTAAGAGAACTGAAAAAACCGATATCATAGCAAAAATTGGTCCTGCACTGGGATTAATAGCAACCTTGATACCTATGGGTCCAGGTCTAGCTGCGTTAGGTGCTGGAGATATAAACACACTGTCCCAAAACTTAATAATTGCATTTGATGCCGCAATACTTGGTTTAACATCTGCAGCCATAGCATACACCATTTCAAAGGTTAGAAAAAGATGGTACGAAGATCAGATTTCAACTTTGGAGGCTTTAGCAGAATCAATACTGGAGGTATTAGAAAATGCTAAGGAAACGAAAAAAGCTAACTGA
- a CDS encoding 4Fe-4S binding protein, giving the protein MKEKIIEKAKELGVDDIGIASIENYNSPNSVDVHELFPTVKNMVVLAFQQVDNMESNSSQFASVGIKLISDFSHSVSYQLANYIKTNFNAKVMIVPSSGPITMSKQTFMPSGFVSLRHAAYAAGLGNFGRHNLIIHPEMGSKVMFMAILTDLDLDEDSPLEETDCTYCDNCVKNCPVNALDEDGKTDVMKCLSNSQPYGFGGNKQFWTKFINSNPHEQEEMLSGDNYRLIYQAQALGSQYVCFNCTKTCPLGR; this is encoded by the coding sequence ATGAAGGAAAAAATTATTGAAAAAGCCAAAGAATTAGGGGTAGATGATATTGGAATTGCATCTATCGAAAATTACAACAGTCCAAACTCCGTGGATGTTCATGAACTATTTCCAACCGTTAAAAACATGGTTGTGCTTGCGTTTCAACAGGTTGATAACATGGAAAGCAACAGCAGCCAGTTTGCATCCGTCGGTATAAAATTGATCTCTGATTTTTCACACAGTGTGAGTTATCAGCTTGCAAATTATATTAAAACCAACTTCAATGCCAAAGTCATGATAGTACCTTCTTCAGGACCCATTACCATGAGTAAACAAACCTTCATGCCGTCAGGATTTGTATCGTTAAGGCATGCAGCATACGCTGCAGGTTTAGGCAATTTTGGAAGGCACAATCTAATCATTCACCCTGAAATGGGTTCAAAGGTTATGTTCATGGCCATATTAACAGATCTTGATCTGGATGAAGATTCACCCCTTGAAGAAACTGACTGCACATACTGTGATAACTGTGTGAAAAACTGTCCAGTAAATGCTTTAGATGAAGATGGCAAAACTGATGTGATGAAATGTTTATCAAACAGTCAGCCATATGGATTTGGAGGAAATAAACAGTTCTGGACTAAATTTATAAATTCAAACCCCCATGAGCAGGAGGAGATGTTAAGTGGAGATAATTATAGGTTAATCTACCAAGCCCAAGCATTGGGATCCCAGTACGTTTGCTTCAACTGCACCAAAACCTGTCCACTTGGACGTTGA
- a CDS encoding right-handed parallel beta-helix repeat-containing protein: MKDIKKILLVSLIMISILGSGVSSASAATVDVASGLNNTQIQTIIDNANSGDTLQFLGSEYDDIALVINKTLNLVGANTGTVIKAITNSSNIPAAAKALGVSNTAAFYFLNNSNATVNASGDNCSISGFNITTNSNNQTTSASLIYATNVLGLNIVNNTLSSSAWGVYAYICPELKIINNTANNFTNTGLLAFGSAEAYIANNTVSNAANHGIDVRHGLGYNATVTGNTITNADEGIYLMHSAGHNVYNNTISNCTLSSITAYGAADCNIYNNTMTNSFVGVLLASGFENINITNNNFTLKSTSFPPTFPYYILIADSSLQSKATSGVFTDSAYQYSNVSLSSSFASNNITNGQSTTYTVKISNLGNGTAKNLTINNLLPAGNFTNYQIQAVSRGSFNATSGTWNVDNLNANSDAIIVFTVTAKKSGASVYAPSVNYTDNNGANYLVAKNNSLNINKDIKTSYTTAVNATKVNVNRSFLVTVTLKNMGLDTSNKFTVQDKLSSAFKVISTAQNTPFTYKNGTWTGTVGANKTVNLKMWVKVTKKGSYQLPVYINGKVAKNYTITGK, translated from the coding sequence ATGAAGGATATCAAAAAAATATTATTAGTTTCTTTAATTATGATATCGATTCTAGGTTCTGGAGTGTCCAGTGCATCTGCAGCAACAGTAGATGTAGCAAGCGGACTTAACAACACCCAGATACAGACTATTATTGATAATGCTAATTCTGGAGACACACTACAATTTTTAGGCAGTGAATATGACGATATTGCACTGGTAATTAATAAGACACTGAATTTAGTGGGAGCAAACACTGGAACAGTCATTAAAGCAATAACTAACAGTTCAAACATTCCAGCAGCAGCTAAAGCCCTTGGAGTATCAAACACAGCAGCATTCTATTTCTTAAACAACAGTAATGCAACAGTCAACGCTTCAGGAGACAACTGCAGCATAAGTGGATTTAATATCACGACTAATTCTAACAATCAAACAACATCGGCTTCTCTCATCTATGCAACAAACGTTTTAGGACTCAATATAGTAAACAACACCCTTAGTTCATCTGCATGGGGAGTTTACGCATACATATGCCCTGAATTAAAGATCATTAATAACACTGCTAACAACTTTACAAACACAGGACTTCTTGCATTTGGTTCAGCAGAAGCTTACATAGCAAACAACACTGTTTCCAATGCTGCAAACCATGGAATTGATGTTAGGCACGGTTTAGGATACAACGCAACTGTGACTGGAAACACCATCACCAATGCAGATGAAGGTATTTACCTCATGCACTCTGCAGGTCACAACGTGTACAACAACACAATAAGCAACTGCACACTAAGTTCAATAACAGCGTACGGAGCAGCAGACTGCAACATCTACAACAACACCATGACAAACAGTTTTGTAGGAGTTCTTCTCGCATCTGGATTTGAAAACATCAACATCACCAACAACAACTTCACACTCAAATCAACCAGTTTCCCACCAACATTCCCATACTACATACTCATAGCAGACAGCTCACTACAGAGTAAAGCAACTAGTGGAGTTTTCACAGACAGCGCATACCAGTACTCAAACGTCAGTTTAAGTTCTTCCTTTGCAAGTAACAACATAACCAACGGTCAGTCCACAACCTACACAGTTAAAATTTCAAACTTAGGAAACGGTACTGCTAAAAACTTAACCATAAACAACTTACTCCCAGCTGGAAATTTCACTAACTACCAGATTCAAGCAGTTTCAAGGGGAAGTTTCAATGCAACATCAGGAACCTGGAACGTTGACAACTTAAACGCTAACAGTGACGCTATAATCGTCTTCACTGTGACAGCTAAAAAATCCGGAGCATCTGTCTACGCACCATCTGTGAACTACACAGACAACAATGGAGCAAACTACCTAGTAGCTAAAAACAACAGTTTAAACATCAACAAGGATATCAAAACATCCTACACCACAGCTGTTAACGCCACAAAAGTCAATGTGAACAGAAGTTTCCTTGTCACCGTGACCCTTAAAAACATGGGTTTAGACACTTCAAACAAATTCACAGTTCAGGACAAACTTTCAAGTGCATTTAAAGTCATCAGCACAGCTCAGAACACTCCTTTCACCTACAAGAACGGAACATGGACTGGAACTGTTGGTGCAAACAAAACAGTTAACCTGAAAATGTGGGTAAAAGTCACCAAAAAAGGTTCATATCAGTTACCTGTGTACATCAACGGAAAAGTTGCTAAAAACTACACCATAACTGGTAAATAG
- a CDS encoding VOC family protein, with translation MGLQLKFDFSDKGMAAFNVGDQEPAIILKDLNSFPDVKPTIWFVVDDVEDEYNSLKERGVNFLSEPFEIMTGMAVEFEDPSGNRLGITDYSKTSK, from the coding sequence TTGGGACTTCAATTAAAGTTTGACTTTTCAGATAAGGGTATGGCAGCATTTAATGTGGGAGATCAGGAACCTGCCATTATTTTGAAGGATTTAAATAGTTTTCCAGATGTTAAACCCACGATATGGTTTGTGGTTGACGATGTTGAAGATGAGTACAATAGTCTGAAGGAAAGGGGAGTTAACTTTTTATCTGAACCTTTTGAAATCATGACTGGAATGGCTGTTGAGTTTGAAGATCCCTCTGGTAACAGGTTAGGCATCACAGATTACTCAAAAACTTCAAAATAA
- a CDS encoding Ig-like domain-containing protein, producing MGMALIFSLGVDTSSAALSSTIYVSPHGNDSWNGQSATYNSTSKSGPKATIKNATKSLQSGMVFVEIGTYHETGITINNEITIKGQSKTGTIIDGDKKGQIFIIPKGSTVEIVDIRLINGNSDFGGAIKNSGKLTLTNTYLSKNTASSGGAVWNEGTMTITGCTFESNVGNSSSYGGGAIYNENGNIIISNSNFTQNLAKFMGGAVFNSAKSTCTIKSTNFSGNNVLGSTTTSGGAVSNSGILTVNNSVFYTNAAQFGGALFNENSTIVNNCTFISNQAQYGGAVYNQGYFNLTGSTMTKNFAYYNGGVFAGYGGNANLKFNRIVGNIADQGRIVYTDKDYVNANYNWWGSNSSPQAFIYGNVNATKWMVLTLNSTKLIKNGIPTNITANFLYDNTKVKHDPSNGHVPDGMNVIFSSTQGSFKPSGTYTVNGQVVTIYTATQSGTVTLNALADNQTVKSNVTVVKPLLINGTTPKNGATNVPGNTKIQLKFNQNIKKGNMSIDLLNSSGTKIAFTTSIINNVLTLTPKTTLKTGNYYLILHSGSVLSQFNSSLSLYRLNFAVDNTAPKLMSTSPKNLQTKVSPTATISISYNENIQKGTNFSKITVKNLITGKNIAIKSGASKNSIFIQTSTKTKNTWYLVSVPSASVKDYAGNNQQVNYSFKFKT from the coding sequence ATGGGAATGGCATTAATTTTCAGTTTGGGGGTAGACACCTCCAGTGCTGCACTATCTTCAACCATCTACGTCAGCCCACATGGTAACGACAGTTGGAATGGTCAAAGTGCAACTTACAACAGCACAAGCAAAAGCGGACCCAAAGCAACCATAAAAAATGCCACCAAATCACTGCAGAGTGGGATGGTGTTTGTTGAAATCGGAACCTACCATGAAACTGGAATTACAATAAACAACGAAATAACCATCAAGGGCCAGAGTAAAACCGGCACCATTATTGATGGGGATAAAAAAGGCCAAATATTTATAATTCCAAAGGGTAGCACAGTTGAAATTGTGGATATTCGACTGATAAATGGTAATTCAGACTTTGGAGGGGCCATAAAAAATTCTGGGAAACTAACACTCACCAACACCTACCTCTCAAAGAACACTGCAAGTAGTGGTGGGGCTGTTTGGAACGAAGGAACAATGACCATCACAGGCTGCACATTCGAGTCCAATGTTGGTAACAGCAGTTCCTATGGAGGTGGAGCGATTTACAATGAAAATGGAAATATAATCATTTCAAATTCCAATTTCACCCAGAACTTAGCAAAATTCATGGGTGGTGCTGTATTTAACTCTGCTAAATCCACTTGCACAATCAAATCCACCAATTTCTCAGGAAATAATGTATTGGGATCCACAACAACTTCTGGAGGAGCAGTATCAAACAGTGGAATTTTAACTGTGAACAACTCCGTGTTCTATACCAACGCAGCACAATTTGGTGGTGCATTGTTCAACGAAAATAGTACCATAGTTAACAACTGTACCTTCATTTCAAACCAAGCTCAGTATGGAGGTGCAGTGTACAACCAAGGATACTTCAACCTCACAGGCAGCACCATGACCAAAAACTTTGCATACTACAATGGTGGGGTTTTTGCAGGTTATGGAGGTAATGCCAATCTGAAATTCAACAGAATAGTTGGAAACATAGCAGATCAAGGAAGAATAGTTTACACAGATAAAGACTATGTAAACGCCAACTACAACTGGTGGGGATCAAACAGTTCACCACAAGCTTTCATATACGGAAATGTTAATGCAACGAAATGGATGGTTTTAACCCTTAACAGTACTAAGCTAATCAAGAATGGCATTCCAACAAATATCACAGCAAATTTTCTCTACGACAACACAAAGGTTAAACACGACCCATCTAATGGTCACGTACCTGATGGAATGAACGTGATATTCTCATCAACCCAAGGCAGTTTCAAACCATCAGGCACCTACACAGTCAATGGCCAAGTAGTGACAATCTACACCGCAACACAAAGTGGTACTGTGACCCTGAATGCATTGGCAGATAATCAAACAGTAAAATCCAATGTAACAGTTGTTAAACCCCTTCTCATTAATGGAACCACACCTAAAAATGGTGCGACAAATGTACCTGGAAATACCAAGATACAGTTGAAGTTCAACCAGAATATTAAAAAGGGAAACATGTCCATTGACTTGTTAAATTCAAGTGGAACAAAAATTGCATTCACAACCAGTATCATCAACAACGTACTAACACTTACACCAAAAACTACACTCAAAACAGGAAATTACTACCTGATATTGCACTCAGGATCTGTTCTGAGTCAATTTAACAGCAGCCTATCCCTTTACAGGCTAAACTTCGCTGTTGATAACACAGCTCCAAAGTTGATGTCCACCAGTCCAAAAAATCTTCAGACCAAGGTTTCACCAACTGCCACCATCAGTATTAGTTACAACGAAAACATACAAAAAGGTACAAATTTCTCAAAAATAACAGTTAAAAATTTGATTACCGGTAAAAACATAGCCATAAAAAGCGGTGCATCAAAAAACAGTATTTTTATCCAGACTAGTACAAAAACTAAAAACACATGGTACCTTGTTAGTGTGCCCAGTGCATCTGTGAAGGATTATGCAGGCAATAACCAGCAAGTTAATTACAGTTTCAAGTTTAAAACTTGA
- a CDS encoding MarR family winged helix-turn-helix transcriptional regulator, with protein MILVESEGPENYVCFKLNRVRRKIHRYYEEKLAQFKITPAQFYVLSALWDKDEIKFKDLAKRLDMDGATLTGVLDRMEKRDFIQRTEDTQDRRSVLVCLTSKSKDIRPQMIEIAKDLDAEFRKNVVEEDYNKLLAVLDQL; from the coding sequence ATGATATTGGTTGAGAGTGAAGGACCAGAAAATTATGTTTGTTTCAAGTTGAACAGGGTTCGGCGTAAGATCCACAGGTACTACGAGGAAAAACTTGCCCAATTTAAGATCACACCTGCCCAGTTCTATGTTTTAAGTGCACTGTGGGACAAAGATGAGATTAAATTTAAAGATCTAGCTAAAAGGTTGGATATGGACGGTGCAACCCTCACAGGTGTGCTTGACAGGATGGAAAAAAGAGATTTTATCCAAAGAACTGAAGATACCCAAGACCGCAGATCTGTATTAGTTTGTTTAACATCTAAATCAAAGGATATCCGGCCACAAATGATAGAAATTGCCAAGGATTTGGATGCAGAATTCCGGAAAAATGTAGTTGAAGAAGATTACAACAAACTCCTAGCTGTTTTAGACCAACTATAG
- a CDS encoding UbiA family prenyltransferase, protein MEKLKAIIQLIRPELPLAGGICVIAGQIIVLQNLPSLYVGLLGFLTGFFISSAAMVTNDYFDLEVDRVNHPQRPLPSGKISLSEIKVLTAILSILGFLTAALLGPLTLALSIFLWVVAIMYNWKCKETGLLGNVMVAISVTGFFIFGGLSVGGLINGIIWIFGALAFLFDLAEEIAGDAMDMEGDKERSSKTIARTHGKKYALTVSSTLYSFLVILSLVPLIMGWLDLKFLYIFIPLDMAIIYLALKILKTTTAEEGRKRIRQLFLTMTAFVIIFVALSLL, encoded by the coding sequence ATGGAAAAATTGAAAGCGATCATTCAGCTCATCCGACCAGAATTACCACTTGCTGGAGGAATATGTGTCATTGCAGGTCAGATAATCGTACTACAAAACCTTCCAAGCTTGTATGTAGGGTTACTGGGATTTCTCACGGGATTTTTCATCTCCAGCGCAGCCATGGTAACCAACGACTACTTTGATTTGGAGGTGGACAGAGTAAACCATCCTCAAAGACCGCTACCATCCGGAAAAATATCACTGTCTGAAATTAAAGTTCTAACTGCTATTTTGTCAATTTTAGGATTTTTGACAGCGGCGCTACTTGGACCATTAACATTGGCACTATCAATCTTTTTGTGGGTGGTAGCAATCATGTACAACTGGAAGTGTAAGGAAACAGGCTTGTTAGGAAATGTGATGGTGGCAATTTCAGTCACGGGATTCTTCATATTCGGCGGACTTTCTGTGGGAGGATTAATAAACGGCATCATCTGGATATTTGGTGCATTAGCATTCCTATTTGATCTTGCAGAAGAAATAGCAGGTGATGCAATGGACATGGAAGGCGATAAAGAACGTTCATCCAAAACCATTGCCAGAACCCATGGAAAAAAGTACGCCCTCACAGTTTCAAGCACACTATACTCATTTCTAGTAATTTTAAGCTTAGTACCCCTAATTATGGGCTGGCTTGACCTGAAATTTCTCTATATTTTCATTCCACTGGACATGGCAATTATATATTTAGCCCTAAAAATTTTAAAAACCACAACTGCTGAAGAGGGTAGAAAAAGAATTCGTCAACTTTTCCTTACAATGACAGCGTTTGTCATAATATTTGTAGCACTATCACTACTTTAA
- a CDS encoding winged helix-turn-helix domain-containing protein codes for MVNVDEYEVMTTSNVNEKLDKIHQDIKRLMEKSNQDYLELMLNNLRKDFTRSIITYLKDDAQTRLDNNMEICEMKPTCKEVFTDFLNGNTELLKNNNATETSIKEKKDELARIKDKAPYTKCETCFSEVQTLFNQQLNLIRSNDIYNSDSAQDEKPKISSIHEKKLVKEVLDPISNKQRLQILKEMSSKAQSFSALSELTGLRGGNLLFHIQKLQDHDLIIQRHERGDYMITNKGFNILMLLAEFQKQL; via the coding sequence ATGGTAAATGTGGATGAATATGAAGTTATGACTACAAGTAACGTTAATGAGAAGTTGGATAAGATACATCAAGATATTAAACGATTGATGGAAAAATCTAACCAGGATTATTTAGAACTCATGTTAAACAACCTCAGAAAGGATTTTACACGTTCCATCATAACATATCTGAAGGATGATGCCCAAACCAGGTTGGATAACAACATGGAAATCTGTGAAATGAAACCAACATGTAAAGAAGTTTTCACAGACTTTTTAAATGGCAACACAGAACTTTTAAAGAACAACAATGCTACAGAAACATCCATCAAAGAAAAAAAGGATGAACTGGCAAGGATAAAAGATAAAGCTCCCTACACTAAGTGTGAAACCTGTTTTAGTGAGGTTCAAACTTTGTTCAATCAACAGTTAAACCTAATTCGATCAAACGACATTTACAACAGCGACAGTGCTCAGGATGAGAAACCTAAGATTTCCTCGATACATGAAAAGAAACTGGTGAAAGAAGTTTTAGATCCCATCTCAAACAAACAAAGACTGCAGATTTTAAAGGAAATGTCAAGCAAGGCCCAGTCCTTCAGTGCCCTTTCTGAACTCACAGGCCTTCGTGGAGGAAACCTGCTGTTTCACATACAGAAATTACAAGACCATGATTTAATCATTCAAAGACACGAACGTGGCGACTACATGATAACAAACAAAGGATTCAACATCCTGATGTTACTTGCAGAATTTCAAAAACAGCTTTAA
- a CDS encoding right-handed parallel beta-helix repeat-containing protein: MRPSTNTRPIVAAACLLILVGMILAPVGAANVTVNSGMKNSDIQNLIDNAKSGDTIKFNGGDYQNVSIVINKKLNVVGTKNVVLNGTDSADSNGKTTFVFYFTSKSSGTVLSGFNINTYTDYAVILNNVNNVNIANNNINGGAKGSIYVASSSNINLTQNTIKNSDGNGVTIDSSKSVTLYKNLINHNHGDGVTVLNTQITNFTLNKISYNELNAITLKNSNNTLIHNNSINNNKGNGIDLYNTKTTNITGNNITYNILNGILFDGCTTFTYVSYNYFIHNLNGIYLDSISYGDIIVTNFIAKSYKSAFTPYEFDYTGTGIMVGDNFKDDDSKINIYYNSILGNEAYSIKSNVNYGYLTVGANFYGTNDKWACAVCPMIKTDMLYAKVVKGVNGVKLIFYQPSNANQQVTQVIDQSVNWIVSELNPDGTITQIKNKLGQITNGTSFFNFTRNNSKTYIVTAIINGVQYTYQWDPDNNTDQPNNGTGNSNGTKPGPGNSNSTGTGNNTNGTGGTVNNGTGGQSNSNGTGNGNSGSGTSNSNGTVTGSGEDITQVGFEGTSANNGGQQSAGDSSGGSESGVEVAIKNAITKTVTNPFNNLGIIALLGLIGIGYFKRDKFK; the protein is encoded by the coding sequence ATGAGACCAAGTACAAATACACGTCCCATAGTAGCAGCTGCATGCCTACTGATACTAGTTGGAATGATCCTAGCCCCTGTTGGAGCAGCAAATGTCACTGTAAATTCTGGAATGAAAAATTCAGACATACAGAATTTGATAGACAATGCTAAATCAGGAGATACCATTAAATTTAATGGAGGAGACTACCAGAATGTCTCAATTGTAATAAATAAGAAGTTGAATGTGGTGGGCACGAAGAATGTTGTATTAAATGGAACAGATTCTGCTGATTCGAATGGAAAAACCACTTTCGTATTCTACTTCACCAGTAAAAGTTCTGGAACAGTTCTTTCAGGATTTAACATCAACACATACACAGACTACGCTGTGATACTAAACAATGTCAACAATGTCAACATAGCCAACAACAACATAAACGGTGGAGCTAAAGGTTCCATCTACGTTGCAAGCTCATCCAACATCAACTTAACCCAAAACACAATAAAAAACTCCGATGGAAATGGAGTGACCATAGATTCATCCAAATCAGTCACACTCTACAAAAACTTGATCAACCACAACCATGGCGATGGAGTAACGGTTTTAAACACTCAAATAACCAATTTTACTCTAAACAAAATATCCTACAATGAACTAAACGCCATAACCCTAAAAAATTCAAACAACACACTCATACACAACAACAGTATAAACAACAACAAGGGTAATGGAATTGACCTTTACAACACGAAAACTACCAACATAACTGGAAACAACATCACCTACAACATACTAAACGGAATTTTATTTGATGGATGTACCACATTTACCTATGTGTCCTACAACTACTTCATACATAATTTAAACGGGATCTACTTGGATTCCATTAGTTATGGAGATATAATAGTGACTAACTTCATAGCCAAGAGTTACAAATCTGCCTTCACTCCCTACGAGTTTGATTATACTGGAACCGGAATCATGGTGGGGGACAACTTCAAAGACGACGATTCAAAAATAAACATATACTACAACTCTATCTTAGGAAATGAAGCATACTCAATTAAAAGTAATGTAAACTATGGATACCTAACGGTAGGTGCAAACTTCTATGGCACCAACGATAAATGGGCTTGTGCAGTTTGTCCAATGATTAAAACGGATATGTTGTATGCCAAGGTTGTTAAAGGTGTTAATGGAGTTAAATTGATATTTTATCAACCAAGTAATGCAAATCAGCAGGTGACCCAAGTCATTGATCAGAGCGTAAACTGGATTGTATCAGAACTAAATCCAGATGGTACAATCACCCAGATTAAAAATAAGTTGGGACAGATCACAAACGGTACCTCCTTCTTTAATTTCACAAGGAACAATAGCAAAACCTACATAGTTACAGCAATAATCAATGGTGTACAATATACTTACCAATGGGATCCAGACAACAACACAGACCAACCCAACAACGGTACAGGCAACAGCAATGGAACCAAGCCAGGCCCAGGAAATTCAAATTCAACTGGAACAGGAAACAATACCAATGGTACTGGTGGAACAGTTAACAACGGTACTGGAGGACAATCCAACTCCAATGGAACTGGTAATGGAAACAGTGGATCTGGAACTTCCAATAGTAACGGTACAGTAACTGGATCTGGAGAGGACATAACTCAAGTTGGTTTTGAAGGTACAAGTGCAAACAATGGTGGTCAGCAGTCAGCAGGAGATTCATCAGGTGGAAGTGAGAGTGGAGTTGAAGTGGCAATCAAAAACGCCATCACCAAAACAGTTACCAACCCCTTCAACAACCTGGGAATAATAGCACTCCTAGGATTAATAGGTATAGGCTACTTCAAACGGGACAAATTTAAATGA
- a CDS encoding DUF2162 domain-containing protein, with translation MIELLWQLGILSAILLFGVKIGLAMGFSGLSKKVAVLIALGYGVGIFLLSTVITDSSSTVYKTIIDYNFVMFSVMSIIIIYAGVHTIREWKVNQKNHAKATCAAMIAPCPCCFTAVIAAIVIASPIIGASSAMIGRYAAVLMTIIILVVYFSSDIIVRVVNKPYPILLGNLMLFAGIYFLSSVILLPNINQVLMSPMKPYDLNSVGPIVYVMVFMIILAVIGFVKTKKESIWR, from the coding sequence ATGATAGAGTTGTTATGGCAATTAGGAATATTATCTGCAATTTTGCTTTTTGGAGTGAAAATTGGTCTTGCCATGGGCTTTTCTGGACTTTCTAAGAAGGTAGCGGTGTTAATTGCATTGGGATATGGTGTGGGAATATTTCTACTTTCCACAGTGATCACTGATAGTTCGAGTACTGTCTACAAAACCATAATAGACTACAACTTCGTTATGTTCAGTGTGATGTCCATCATCATAATTTACGCAGGAGTGCATACTATAAGGGAATGGAAAGTGAACCAAAAAAATCATGCCAAGGCAACTTGTGCTGCAATGATAGCACCATGCCCATGTTGTTTCACAGCAGTTATTGCTGCAATTGTGATTGCATCACCTATTATCGGTGCATCTTCAGCCATGATCGGAAGGTACGCTGCAGTTCTAATGACCATAATAATACTGGTGGTTTACTTCTCATCAGATATTATTGTGAGAGTTGTGAACAAACCATACCCAATTTTACTCGGAAATCTAATGTTGTTTGCAGGAATATATTTCCTTTCATCGGTAATTCTATTGCCGAATATTAATCAGGTTCTCATGTCACCAATGAAACCCTACGACCTAAATTCCGTGGGTCCCATCGTATACGTGATGGTTTTCATGATAATACTGGCAGTAATAGGGTTTGTAAAAACTAAAAAAGAATCTATTTGGAGGTGA
- a CDS encoding DUF2149 domain-containing protein, producing MLRKRKKLTETEDIDPMAYAVNMVDCMLVLAVGFLIFTVMSFGMQSVVFSNASPEEKKAIMQSVQQTVELQEGKVVNATPQTVSGTGTGFQQVGTVYKDPQTGKMIMVGG from the coding sequence ATGCTAAGGAAACGAAAAAAGCTAACTGAAACTGAAGACATAGACCCCATGGCCTACGCAGTTAACATGGTTGACTGTATGCTCGTACTGGCTGTTGGCTTTTTAATATTTACTGTGATGTCATTTGGAATGCAGAGTGTTGTTTTCAGCAACGCATCACCAGAAGAGAAAAAAGCCATCATGCAAAGCGTGCAGCAAACAGTTGAACTACAAGAAGGTAAAGTTGTTAATGCAACCCCACAAACAGTTTCAGGAACCGGAACCGGATTCCAACAGGTCGGAACTGTCTACAAGGATCCCCAAACAGGTAAAATGATAATGGTTGGTGGTTGA